One segment of Variovorax sp. PAMC28562 DNA contains the following:
- a CDS encoding ABC transporter ATP-binding protein, with translation MSSIELAGVAKSWGQTTALHAINLQIEKGTFCVLLGPSGCGKSTTLRIIAGLEVATAGQVRIDGRDVTDAPPAQRGIAMVFQNYALFPHLTVADNITFGLSVRKTPAAEMATRLKETATLLGLTALLDRRPGQLSGGQQQRVALGRALVAQASVCLMDEPLSNLDAQLRQEMRLELRDLQQKLGLTVVYVTHDQTEAMSMADQVVLLNLGRVEQAGAPRELYAQPATTFAARFIGTPPMNLVAIEAGRIAGSDVAIGLTATTLGVRPESISLAPHIDNPESLGVPARVASVEYLGADLVLRCTVGTQTLLVRANGRFRMQPGDTVRLHWSPRDSHGFDVAGQRIH, from the coding sequence ATGTCATCGATTGAGCTTGCCGGCGTTGCCAAATCCTGGGGCCAGACCACCGCCCTCCACGCCATCAACCTCCAGATCGAAAAAGGCACCTTCTGCGTCTTGCTCGGCCCCTCGGGCTGCGGCAAGTCGACGACATTGCGCATCATCGCCGGGCTCGAAGTGGCAACTGCCGGCCAGGTGCGCATCGACGGTCGCGACGTGACCGACGCGCCGCCGGCGCAGCGCGGCATCGCGATGGTGTTTCAAAACTACGCGCTCTTTCCACACCTGACCGTCGCCGACAACATCACCTTCGGGCTCTCGGTTCGCAAGACGCCTGCTGCAGAAATGGCAACGCGGCTGAAAGAAACCGCGACGCTGCTCGGCCTGACGGCCTTGCTCGATCGCCGCCCCGGCCAACTGTCGGGCGGTCAGCAACAACGCGTCGCGCTCGGCCGTGCGCTCGTCGCGCAGGCGAGCGTCTGCCTGATGGACGAACCTCTCTCCAACCTCGATGCGCAGCTGCGCCAAGAAATGCGGCTCGAACTGCGCGACCTGCAGCAAAAGCTCGGACTCACCGTTGTCTACGTCACGCACGACCAGACCGAGGCGATGAGCATGGCCGACCAAGTGGTGCTGCTGAACCTGGGCCGCGTCGAGCAGGCCGGCGCACCGCGAGAGCTCTACGCGCAACCCGCCACGACCTTTGCGGCCCGCTTTATCGGCACGCCGCCGATGAATCTCGTGGCCATCGAGGCCGGCCGCATCGCGGGAAGCGACGTCGCCATCGGACTCACCGCAACAACGCTCGGCGTGCGCCCAGAGTCGATCTCGCTGGCGCCGCACATCGACAACCCCGAGAGCCTGGGCGTGCCGGCGCGCGTCGCCAGCGTCGAGTACCTGGGTGCCGATCTGGTCTTGCGCTGCACGGTCGGCACTCAAACGCTGCTGGTGCGCGCCAACGGCCGCTTCCGGATGCAGCCCGGAGACACCGTGCGACTGCACTGGTCGCCGCGCGACAGCCACGGCTTCGACGTCGCCGGTCAACGAATTCACTGA
- a CDS encoding dicarboxylate/amino acid:cation symporter, which produces MSTAPSAAAPAVKPPFYRSLYFQVITAIVIGVILGHFYPQTGEAMKPLGDGFIKLIKMIIAPIIFCTVVVGIAGMEDMKKVGKTGGLALLYFEVVSTIALIVGLVIINLVHPGTGMNIDVASLDTKGIAAFTGPGKMTSTTDFLLNVIPTQFVDAFAKGEILQVLLIAVLFGFALHKFGGRGTLVFDLIEKFSHVLFVIVGYIMKVAPIGAFGAMAFTIGKYGVGSLVQLGQLMATFYLTCLIFVFVVLGSIAKYHGFSIWKFVKYIREELLIVLGTSSSEAALPRMMEKMENLGAKKSVVGLVIPTGYSFNLDGTSIYLTMAAVFLAQATNTPMTIMQQITLLLVLLLTSKGAAGVTGSGFIVLAATLSAVGHVPVAALALILGIDRFMSEARALTNLVGNGVATIVVAKWTNELDMDRLQAGLNGETWVEANEPEEIVNAKTSHMAS; this is translated from the coding sequence ATGTCTACCGCACCATCCGCCGCCGCGCCCGCGGTGAAGCCACCGTTCTACAGGTCGCTCTACTTTCAGGTGATCACCGCCATCGTCATCGGCGTGATCCTCGGGCACTTCTACCCGCAGACCGGCGAGGCCATGAAACCGCTGGGCGACGGCTTCATCAAGCTGATCAAGATGATCATCGCGCCGATCATCTTCTGCACCGTGGTGGTCGGCATCGCCGGCATGGAAGACATGAAGAAGGTCGGTAAAACCGGTGGCCTGGCGCTGCTGTACTTCGAAGTGGTCAGCACCATCGCGCTGATCGTCGGACTGGTCATCATCAATCTGGTGCATCCGGGCACGGGGATGAACATCGACGTTGCATCGCTCGATACCAAGGGCATCGCGGCCTTCACCGGGCCGGGCAAGATGACTTCGACCACCGACTTTTTGCTCAACGTGATCCCGACTCAGTTCGTCGATGCCTTTGCAAAGGGAGAAATCCTGCAGGTGTTGCTGATCGCAGTTTTGTTCGGCTTCGCACTGCACAAGTTCGGTGGCCGGGGCACCCTGGTGTTCGACCTGATCGAGAAGTTCTCGCATGTGCTGTTCGTCATCGTGGGCTACATCATGAAGGTCGCACCCATTGGCGCTTTTGGCGCAATGGCGTTCACCATCGGCAAGTACGGTGTCGGCTCGCTGGTGCAGTTGGGTCAGCTCATGGCAACCTTCTATTTGACCTGTCTGATCTTCGTCTTCGTGGTGCTGGGCAGCATTGCGAAATACCACGGCTTTTCGATCTGGAAGTTCGTCAAGTACATCCGCGAAGAACTGCTGATCGTGCTGGGCACCTCATCGAGCGAAGCGGCATTGCCACGCATGATGGAGAAGATGGAAAACCTCGGTGCCAAGAAGTCGGTGGTCGGGCTGGTGATTCCCACCGGCTATTCCTTCAACCTTGATGGCACCTCGATTTATCTGACGATGGCGGCAGTGTTTTTGGCGCAAGCCACCAACACGCCGATGACGATCATGCAGCAGATCACGCTGTTGCTGGTGCTGCTGCTGACCTCCAAGGGCGCGGCTGGCGTGACTGGCAGCGGCTTCATCGTGCTGGCTGCCACACTGTCGGCGGTGGGTCATGTGCCGGTCGCTGCACTGGCATTGATCCTCGGCATCGACCGCTTCATGTCCGAAGCGCGCGCGCTGACCAATCTGGTGGGCAATGGCGTGGCGACGATCGTGGTGGCCAAGTGGACCAATGAGCTCGACATGGATCGGCTGCAGGCCGGGCTCAACGGCGAGACCTGGGTCGAGGCGAACGAGCCTGAAGAGATCGTCAACGCCAAGACCAGTCACATGGCGAGTTGA
- the phbB gene encoding acetoacetyl-CoA reductase, with protein MSKKVAYVTGGMGGIGTAICQRLHKDGFTVIAGCGPTRDHAKWLAEQKAEGYEFFASVGNVGDWASTVDAFAKAKADHGAIDVLVNNAGITRDRMFIKMTPEDWSAVIETNLNSMFNVTKQVVGDMVEKGWGRIVNISSVNGAKGQAGQTNYSAAKAGMHGFTMALAQEMANKGVTVNTVSPGYIGTDMVNAIRQEVLDKIIATIPVKRLGKPSEIASIISWLATDEGGYSTGADFSVNGGLHMH; from the coding sequence ATGAGCAAAAAAGTCGCATACGTCACCGGAGGCATGGGTGGCATCGGAACCGCCATCTGTCAGCGTCTTCACAAGGACGGCTTTACCGTCATCGCCGGCTGCGGCCCGACGCGCGATCACGCTAAGTGGCTGGCCGAACAAAAGGCCGAAGGCTATGAATTCTTCGCGTCGGTTGGCAACGTCGGCGACTGGGCTTCCACTGTCGACGCCTTTGCGAAGGCCAAGGCCGACCACGGCGCCATCGACGTGCTGGTGAACAACGCCGGCATCACGCGCGACCGGATGTTCATCAAGATGACGCCGGAAGACTGGAGCGCGGTGATCGAGACCAACCTCAACAGCATGTTCAACGTGACCAAGCAGGTGGTCGGCGACATGGTCGAAAAGGGCTGGGGCCGCATCGTCAACATCAGCTCGGTCAACGGCGCCAAGGGCCAGGCTGGTCAGACCAACTACTCGGCAGCCAAGGCCGGCATGCACGGCTTCACGATGGCGCTGGCGCAAGAAATGGCCAACAAGGGCGTGACGGTCAACACCGTGAGCCCGGGTTACATCGGCACCGACATGGTCAACGCCATTCGCCAGGAAGTGCTCGACAAGATCATTGCCACCATCCCGGTCAAGCGCCTCGGAAAACCGAGCGAAATTGCCTCGATCATTTCATGGCTGGCCACGGACGAAGGCGGCTATTCGACCGGCGCCGACTTCTCGGTGAATGGCGGACTTCACATGCATTGA
- a CDS encoding ABC transporter substrate-binding protein, producing MRRDTFLRATTIHLAAAIAVLAGATTPLHAQTPVEVQFYYPVAVGGPIAKTIDGFAAGFMKDNPGIKVTPIYAGTYQETIVKALTAHKSGTPPVTSVLLSTDMFTLIDEDAIVPFDTFAKTAEDKAWMGSFYKAFMLNSQSGGKTWGIPFQRSTVVMYWNKELFKEAGLDPEKGPTNWAELKEAATKLTKKDASGKTTQYGVQIPSSGFPYWLFQTLTTPNDAILANEAGTQVKFDDPKIVEALQYWVDLGKAGIHPPGVVEWGTTPKDFFEKKAAIIYTTTGNLTNIKANAKFDFGVGMIPGNKRKGSPTGGGNFYIFKKSTPAQQEAAFKFVQWVTQPERAAQWSIETGYAGTSQAAYDTPALKKYGTDFPVALVARDQLPVSVAEFSTHDNQRVTKALNDGLQAALTGTKTPAQAMKDAQTEADRILRAYK from the coding sequence ATGAGACGAGATACCTTTCTGCGCGCCACCACCATCCACCTCGCCGCGGCCATCGCCGTGCTGGCCGGTGCGACGACGCCGTTGCACGCGCAAACACCGGTCGAGGTTCAGTTCTATTACCCGGTCGCCGTCGGCGGCCCGATCGCCAAGACCATCGACGGCTTTGCCGCGGGCTTCATGAAAGACAACCCCGGCATCAAGGTGACGCCGATCTACGCCGGCACCTACCAGGAGACCATCGTGAAAGCGCTCACCGCGCACAAGTCGGGCACGCCGCCGGTGACGTCGGTGCTGCTGTCGACCGACATGTTCACGCTGATCGACGAAGACGCCATCGTGCCGTTCGATACTTTCGCCAAGACGGCTGAAGACAAGGCGTGGATGGGCAGTTTCTACAAGGCCTTCATGCTCAACAGCCAGAGCGGCGGCAAGACCTGGGGCATTCCGTTCCAGCGCTCGACCGTCGTCATGTACTGGAACAAGGAACTCTTCAAAGAGGCAGGCCTTGACCCGGAAAAAGGTCCGACCAATTGGGCCGAGCTGAAAGAAGCTGCCACCAAGCTCACGAAGAAAGACGCCAGCGGCAAGACCACGCAGTACGGCGTTCAGATTCCGTCGAGCGGGTTTCCCTATTGGCTGTTCCAGACACTGACGACACCCAACGACGCGATCCTGGCGAACGAGGCCGGCACGCAGGTCAAGTTCGACGATCCGAAGATCGTCGAGGCGCTGCAGTACTGGGTCGACCTGGGCAAGGCCGGCATCCATCCGCCGGGCGTGGTCGAGTGGGGCACCACGCCGAAAGACTTCTTCGAGAAGAAGGCCGCGATCATCTACACGACCACCGGCAATCTGACCAACATCAAGGCCAACGCCAAGTTCGATTTCGGCGTCGGCATGATCCCCGGCAACAAGCGCAAGGGCTCGCCCACCGGTGGCGGCAACTTCTACATCTTCAAGAAGTCGACCCCGGCGCAGCAAGAGGCTGCGTTCAAGTTCGTTCAGTGGGTAACGCAGCCGGAGCGTGCCGCGCAGTGGAGCATCGAGACCGGTTACGCCGGCACCTCTCAAGCGGCCTACGACACGCCCGCACTGAAGAAGTACGGCACCGATTTCCCGGTCGCGCTGGTGGCGCGCGACCAGTTGCCGGTGTCGGTGGCCGAGTTTTCGACGCACGACAACCAGCGCGTGACCAAAGCGCTGAACGACGGCCTACAGGCCGCGCTCACCGGCACCAAGACGCCGGCGCAAGCCATGAAGGACGCGCAGACAGAAGCCGATCGCATCCTGCGCGCCTACAAGTGA
- a CDS encoding carbohydrate ABC transporter permease, with translation MTARAPSQQLAYNAPGWLDTIAAWLLALLWILPLVYAVWTAFHAPEFSTRFSLTAPLTLDNFRRAWAAAPFARYFLNTTLLVAMILIAQLVLGTLAAYAFARYEFRGRNIAFALVLVQLMVMPDILVVENYKTMARLGLVDTLLAIGLPYFASAFAIFLLRQTFMGIPKELDDAARVEGASAMQMLWRVYMPLAKPVYTAFALVSVSFHWNNFLWPLIVTNSVNARPLTVGLQVFSSVDQGVDWSIITAATLMTSAPLLVAFLLFQRQFVQSFMRAGIK, from the coding sequence ATGACCGCGCGTGCGCCCTCACAACAGCTGGCCTACAACGCGCCCGGCTGGCTCGACACCATCGCTGCCTGGCTGCTGGCTCTGTTATGGATCTTGCCGCTCGTCTACGCGGTGTGGACCGCCTTTCACGCGCCCGAGTTTTCAACGCGTTTCAGCCTCACTGCGCCGCTCACGCTCGATAACTTTCGCCGCGCCTGGGCGGCCGCGCCGTTCGCGCGCTACTTCCTCAACACCACGCTACTGGTCGCGATGATCCTGATCGCGCAGCTGGTACTCGGCACGCTCGCCGCCTACGCGTTCGCGCGCTATGAGTTCAGAGGCCGCAACATCGCCTTCGCACTGGTGCTCGTACAACTGATGGTGATGCCCGACATCCTGGTGGTCGAAAACTACAAGACGATGGCGCGGCTCGGCCTGGTCGACACGCTGCTCGCGATCGGCCTGCCCTACTTCGCATCGGCCTTCGCCATCTTCCTGTTGCGCCAGACCTTCATGGGCATTCCGAAGGAGCTCGACGATGCAGCGCGCGTCGAAGGAGCCAGTGCCATGCAGATGCTGTGGCGCGTCTATATGCCGCTCGCCAAGCCGGTGTACACCGCCTTCGCGCTGGTCTCCGTCAGCTTTCACTGGAACAATTTTCTCTGGCCGCTGATCGTTACCAACAGCGTCAACGCACGGCCGCTCACGGTCGGGCTGCAGGTGTTCTCGTCGGTGGACCAGGGAGTCGACTGGTCGATCATCACGGCCGCGACGCTGATGACGTCGGCGCCACTGCTGGTGGCCTTCCTGTTGTTCCAGCGGCAATTCGTGCAGAGCTTCATGCGGGCGGGGATCAAATGA